A segment of the Candidatus Zixiibacteriota bacterium genome:
TTTAATGTCAAGCTAATTTAGGGTTCCACCTTTCTTTTTTTGCGAGCATCGTGTTAAGAATGGTTATCATTTTCCTCATCACTGCAACCAAGGCGGTCATTTTGCTTTTTCCT
Coding sequences within it:
- a CDS encoding IS110 family transposase produces the protein GKSKMTALVAVMRKMITILNTMLAKKERWNPKLA